A segment of the Asinibacterium sp. OR53 genome:
CTGAAGCAGAAAAAAGCTTGCGCCGGTTGTGATTTGCTTTCAAAATGTATTGTATCTTAGTTCTTACACAGCGCGATTTGCTGGACTAGGCGCCTGACTGGGTTGTGATTTGCTTTCAAAATGTATTGTATCTTAGTTCTTACACAGCAAGGCCGCCTTTAGTTACATGGCCTTCCACGTTGTGATTTGCTTTCAAAATGTATTGTATCTTAGTTCTTACACAGCTATTTAGCAACAGCATATTTCTGCCATCCAGTTGTGATTTGCTTTCAAAATGTATTGTATCTTAGTTCTTACACAGCTTCACTTGCCTGATTACCCGAACTAGATGTGTTGTGATTTGCTTTCAAAATGTATTGTATCTTAGTTCTTACACAGCCCGCCTTAGACAACACTTTCTTACCAGTCTGTTGTGATTTGCTTTCAAAATGTATTGTATCTTAGTTCTTACACAGCAAATAGTATCGGTAGGGAACCGCACTACTGTTGTGATTTGCTTTCAAAATGTATTGTATCTTAGTTCTTACACAGCTCCGTTGGATAATAATATGACCAATGACTGGTTGTGATTTGCTTTCAAAATGTATTGTATCTTAGTTCTTACACAGCAGGTGGTATATCGATGGAACTTGCCAAACTGTTGTGATTTGCTTTCAAAATGTATTGTATCTTAGTTCTTACACAGCAGCCTTGTTTTCACTAATGTTATTTCTCTTGTTGTGATTTGCTTTCAAAATGTATTGTATCTTAGTTCTTACACAGCACGGAACCAAATGGCAACTATCTGCAAGTAGTTGTGATTTGCTTTCAAAATGTATTGTATCTTAGTTCTTACACAGCACGGAACCAAATGGCAACTATCTGCAAGTAGTTGTGATTTGCTTTCAAAATGTATTGTATCTTAGTTCTTACACAGCCGTGACGGCGGCAACGCAGAACGCGACCCGGTTGTGATTTGCTTTCAAAATGTATTGTATCTTAGTTCTTACACAGCTCGTTAACACACGCCTTTCCTCGTCATATCGTTGTGATTTGCTTTCAAAATGTATTGTATCTTAGTTCTTACACAGCGATCGAACTGAAATACTTCCGGCCTGTATGGTTGTGATTTGCTTTCAAAATGTATTGTATCTTAGTTCTTACACAGCACAACGTAAACGGTAACGCATTCAACACGGGTTGTGATTTGCTTTCAAAATGTATTGTATCTTAGTTCTTACACAGCATGGAGAAGACCGGGGGGATGGCACTATTTGTTGTGATTTGCTTTCAAAATGTATTGTATCTTAGTTCTTACACAGCTGAATGAAAATTTGGAAATTGGTATTGCTGTTGTGATTTGCTTTCAAAATGTATTGTATCTTAGTTCTTACACAGCTGGTGATATAAGCAGTTTTTTATCACAGCAGTTGTGATTTGCTTTCAAAATGTATTGTATCTTAGTTCTTACACAGCTAGTAGTTATAAACATTGGTTGAAACATATGTTGTGATTTGCTTTCAAAATGTATTGTATCTTAGTTCTTACACAGCTGATTAATGATGTGGCAGGTGGTAATGTGGTTGTGATTTGCTTTCAAAATGTATTGTATCTTAGTTCTTACACAGCGCGCGCTGCTGTAAACCTTGCATACGGTCTGTTGTGATTTGCTTTCAAAATGTATTGTATCTTAGTTCTTACACAGCGTTCCCGATTATCGCTACACCTGACAATTTGTTGTGATTTGCTTTCAAAATGTATTGTATCTTAGTTCTTACACAGCATAGACGCATCCGGTAACAACACATGGACAGTTGTGATTTGCTTTCAAAATGTATTGTATCTTAGTTCTTACACAGCGCCCCGGTTCTTTTCAGTTTCACCACGGGCGTTGTGATTTGCTTTCAAAATGTATTGTATCTTAGTTCTTACACAGCACGATTTGATAAAATCCTTATCTGTACTGTGTTTGAGCCGAGTAATAGGATGAGAAAAAGAGCTTTCAAGTGTTTTTTTCTCATCCTATTTCTATTTTCAGAACATTGCAAGCTGCTGGACGGGTGCTTGGGTACTTTTGGACTCTCTGCAATAGAATAATTCGATCATACCGAACTGTTTATCAGTAAGTTGGAAAATTCCCACATGCCCTTTAGCCGGTAAAAAGCTTTTTACGCGTTTGATATGTGCGTCTGCGTTCTCGCGGCTAGGACAGTGTCGCATATAAATGCTAAACTGGAACATCTGGAAACCATCAACAAGTAGTTTTTTCCGGAAATTGGCATAGGCTTTCCGGTCTTTTTTTGTGTCAGTCGGCAGGTCAAATAATACTAAAACCCACATAATCCGGTAAGCATTTAAACGAGTATGGTAATGACTACTCATGGTAGGCTCGCAAATTCTGGATAGTCTATTTTCCGAGTCTTACCCTCAAAACATCGTGCGAGGCTAGCAGTAGTACGTTGTACAGCTACCATTAAGGGACTTTTTTCATCACGTATCCTTACATCCATTGCCGGAATACCAAGCAAACTCTTCTTAACGGAAGGACTTAATTCCGCAGACGCTCCATTCATCCTGATAATATCCCATACCAGTTTATCAACGAATGGTCGATATGGCTCCATGATATCATCTGCCAGGCAATAAGCATTGTACTGGTTGCGATGAAAAATACCCAGGGTGGGTAGAAGTCCGCTAGCCACCAGGCTACGAGCCACTAAGGCACGCAAGATGGCATAACCATAGTTTAACAGATTATTGGGCGGTAAGCCTTCGCGTTCCCGTTTAAATCCCATTCCAACTCCTGTATGTGTAAATAAATGTTTCCAGTAATATGCCGCGGCAAGAGCTTCGTGATTATCGGGATCTCCACTTTTTACTTCCCTGGCCCAGTTCACAAGGTTCTGGCAGTGCAACCTTTGCCAGTTTAATACCCCAGCCTGGTTACTGATTTTGGCGCTTATGGTCTGTTGCCAAAGCTGTTTTTTCAAAGGCACAGATGCTTCTATTTGTGCAGTAAAGCGGGCACTTTGTAAGGTATGACCATCTAAATTTAACAACAAACCGGTAGGATGGTGAGTGGCATCGCAACTGATGAAAGCAACATTGCCGGATAATAATTTCGACAGCAATGCTGACGAAATAGTGATCTGTTGATGATCGGTAATCAGTACTCCGATATCTTCAATCGGCACTTGTTTGACTTCCCCAGTCTCAGGGCTCTCAAATACTAATTGTTCGTTCCTGGTTTTGAGATAAGCGGGATTGCCGAAGTATAAGGTGCGTTTGATCATAATTTTGAAATATTCCCTAAACGGTCTGTCTTTAATTTGTAACAATGTTCTTTAATGGATAATCCATCCAAAGATGTCTCCAATTTATTCAATTGGGTAAATTCATTTTTGTCGACTATAGATTTTGCAACTATATGTGGAATTGCATATAATCTATTATTCGTAAAACTCACAACTTTATAAATACATCGAGAATCGAAGGTCGGTTGGATATTACTTTGCTTATCATTCTCAGACGAGACATATACTAAATCATTCGGGGAAAACTGAAATAATAATTTTTCTCCTGTTTCATTTTGCAATGGAACTGAACTTAATCCTTGTTTTTGCCGTTCGATAATAATGTTCAAAGGAATAGTTTCATATGTTCTATTCCCATTTTCATCTGTGTAGATGGCGAAGAATAAGTTAGTCCCCTTGGCAGCTTCAACAAATTTTACCTTTTTATTGCCAGTTTGGCCTACATTAAATTTGTTGCCTTTCGGTTCATAGGTACGAACTTTTAAAATAGGCTGATGAAATTTTCCTCCATTAAGCATCATGATATTCTTGTTCATTTCCTCAATTCCTTCGGGAGAAAATGCCAGTAGCTGTGCCGGTATTTCTTTTCCCTTCTTGTCTGATTGTCCTTTATAGTTTTTCAAGTGATTAAGAAGGATTTTTTGAATACCTGTATCAGTGATTGTATCCTTGATCCGATCTTCATCAAATGTGTCATTTAAGGGGACTCTTGAAGCAACGTTGTCCTTCTCCCAATAATATATTTCAACTTTTGAAATATCTTTCTCGTTCCATTTATAATTTAAATCTTTAAAGTGCTTACTTAGTTTCTTTTTATCCCAGCCGACTTTCTGCAGTTTTTGTATCTCCTTTTTAAGACCCTCATCAACGATGTCTGCAATAGCATCTAACGAGACATTCAATGAGACTGTTTTCTTCTTTTTTAATTTGACTAGACCCGAAATAGTATCTTTATGCATAGACTTCCGTATTGCCCAGTTCGTGCCCTTTTGCTCCTGTAATTCTTTTACTTTTATTCCATTTTTATCTACCCATTTTTCATAATAATTAGTGGCCTTATTGATTACACGAAGATTCTGCTTAAAGCTTACGACAATATGTTCTAATGCACTTTTTGCGTCTGCAGTAAAGCTTGCCCATGGTTTTTTAAAAATCCATTCATAATTCTGATCTGAATCTTTATTGTGTTTTTTGTCACATAACTTAGTTCTCAAATCATAACGAATTGTTTGTTTTTCTTCTTTCGTTTTCCCTTTGCGTAATGCATGTTCATTATTCATATAATTAACGTGCTCTCTCGTAGCGCATGCAATGACCAGAGCATCCATTGCATGGTGACGATGGTCAATCCTTTTCTTCGAAAATCCTTTTGACAGATCTAGCGGAACAGCTGGTAATAGTTTCTGATGATTTTCATTCCATGTAGTAAAATGCGTGGTGTTCATCAATTGGTTCATTCGTTCAAATCGAGGTAAGATTAATTCATTCCATACATCATTCAAACCCCAGTCCTGTTTCAGTTCAGTGGTAATTTTCCCGTTACCGGGGATGATATTTTTTGAGTTTACACCATCATCGTTGCTTTCTGATCGCACAATATTGGATAACAAGTTAGAAATGAATTTACTGATATATCGTGTGTCATTCATTTGCCGTTCTATCATCTTTTCAGGAATGTCTTCCATTAAGAGCTTATTACGTTTGCTTCTGTTTTTTGCATAATGCTGTTTTACAAAGTCTTCATAGTCTTCCACTTCAAGCACCTGAACAACTTTGTCCATTCCGATTAACACTTTTTCGCCGTGATGA
Coding sequences within it:
- the cas2 gene encoding CRISPR-associated endonuclease Cas2, producing the protein MSSHYHTRLNAYRIMWVLVLFDLPTDTKKDRKAYANFRKKLLVDGFQMFQFSIYMRHCPSRENADAHIKRVKSFLPAKGHVGIFQLTDKQFGMIELFYCRESKSTQAPVQQLAMF
- the cas1 gene encoding type II CRISPR-associated endonuclease Cas1, producing the protein MIKRTLYFGNPAYLKTRNEQLVFESPETGEVKQVPIEDIGVLITDHQQITISSALLSKLLSGNVAFISCDATHHPTGLLLNLDGHTLQSARFTAQIEASVPLKKQLWQQTISAKISNQAGVLNWQRLHCQNLVNWAREVKSGDPDNHEALAAAYYWKHLFTHTGVGMGFKREREGLPPNNLLNYGYAILRALVARSLVASGLLPTLGIFHRNQYNAYCLADDIMEPYRPFVDKLVWDIIRMNGASAELSPSVKKSLLGIPAMDVRIRDEKSPLMVAVQRTTASLARCFEGKTRKIDYPEFASLP